GAAGGCACCGCGACTTGAATCAGCACGACGCGACCGCACAGCTCGGGCGCCTGCCGCAAGAGCCGTGCGAAGGTGCGCAGGCGTTCGGGGATGCCCTTGGTGTAGTCCAGGCGGTCGACGCCGAGTAGGATGCGTCGCTCCGCGAATCGTTCCCGCAGGTTCGCCAGGCGCTGTTTCGTTTCCTCGTCTTTTCCCAGCAGATCGCTGAATCCTTTTGGCGCGATGCCGATGGGCAGCGCATCCAGCCGCACGGCGCGGTCCCCGCATTGCACGCGGTCCATGTGACTGTCGAACCCCAGAATCCGCAGCACGGAATTGCGGAAGTTCTGCAAATAGGCGTGCGTATGAAACGCCAGATAATCCGCGCCCAGCAGCCCTTGCAGCAGCTCCTCACGGCGCGGCAGCAGGCGGAACATGCTTGAGGACGGGAACGGTGTATGCAGGAAGAACCCGATGCGCGCCTCCGGCGCCGACTCGCGCAACATGTGCGGCAACAGCAGCAGGTGATAGTCGTGAATCCAGATCAGGTCGTCCGGTTTCAAGTGCTCGAGGATCACGTCCCGGTAGCGCTGGTTCGCTTCGACGTAAGCCTTCCAGTATTCGGGGTTGAACTTCATCAGCGATGGAAAATGGTGCAGCAGCGGCCACAAGGTCTGGTTCGAATAGCCCTCGTAGAAGCCGTAAGCCACCTCCGGCGGCAACTCCACGGCCAGGCATCCTTCCTGCGTTGCCCAGTGATCCAGCAGTTGCTTTCGTTCAGGATCGTCGGTATCGCTGGTGTCGCCGGACCAGCCGACCCAGATGCCGCTGGACTGCGCGAGCAGCGGCTCCATTGCAGTAGCCAGTCCGCCGGAGCTCTTCTCCGCCTGCCACTGGCCGTCAGTGTGCTTTAGCGTGAAGGGCATGCGGTTCGAAACGACGATGAGTCGCTGCGTCGTGTTTTTTTGCGAGGACATGGAGCTCCGTTAAATCGGCGGTAAAGGTGCAGGGATTGTAACGTAAGGGGCGCCCGTGTAAGGCACTTTTGCGTCGCGACATGACGGCGCCCTGCTGACAGCGGCCGTCAACGGTGAT
The Gammaproteobacteria bacterium genome window above contains:
- a CDS encoding trehalose-6-phosphate synthase produces the protein MSSQKNTTQRLIVVSNRMPFTLKHTDGQWQAEKSSGGLATAMEPLLAQSSGIWVGWSGDTSDTDDPERKQLLDHWATQEGCLAVELPPEVAYGFYEGYSNQTLWPLLHHFPSLMKFNPEYWKAYVEANQRYRDVILEHLKPDDLIWIHDYHLLLLPHMLRESAPEARIGFFLHTPFPSSSMFRLLPRREELLQGLLGADYLAFHTHAYLQNFRNSVLRILGFDSHMDRVQCGDRAVRLDALPIGIAPKGFSDLLGKDEETKQRLANLRERFAERRILLGVDRLDYTKGIPERLRTFARLLRQAPELCGRVVLIQVAVPSREDIPMYKELRHEVDELVGEINGDFSTPDWTPIIYIRRNLPRPELAALYAAAELAWVTPLCDGLNLVAKEYIACQQDQAGGLILSEFAGAAAEMGEAFLVNPYDEERTAESIEHALSLPDDQRRER